The following coding sequences are from one Nicotiana tomentosiformis chromosome 3, ASM39032v3, whole genome shotgun sequence window:
- the LOC138907362 gene encoding uncharacterized protein, protein MRILESHGVDFTTFKWEGRARRWWESYILGRPASSPPMTWDQFTRLFLDRYITPSDKEELRFLFKQPQQGQMSVTDYEARFSELSCHALMILPTDVERGWRFVVGLHSASQATMAREVEIGTSFELVIEIARRIEGAHQRCREQARRAKRFQYSGEFSGAPAGGKGHQGQTSCQQSSILRGYYECGDPGHMKRSIGPALLQSSCYETQEDLPLLDMTDFEVIPGMDWLSPYHSILDFHAKTVTLAMPELPRLEWRGSSVSTSSWVISFLKAQHMVEKGCLSYLAYVRDTTVETPVNDSVHMVREFADVFLSNLPGMPPDRDIDFCIDLASGSQPISIPP, encoded by the exons atgaggatattggagtcccatggggtggattttactaccTTCAAGTGGGAGGgtagggcccgtaggtggtgggaGTCATATATTCTCGGCAGACCAGcaagttctcctcccatgacttgggaccagttcacacgtctcTTCTTGGACAGATATATTACACCCTCTGATaaggaagagttgcgatttctgTTCAAGCAGCCCCAGCAGggccagatgtcagtgaccgactatgaggcgagattttctgagttgtcttgccatgcacttatgatacttccgacCGATGTAGAGAGAGGGTGGAGGTTTGTGGTAGGTTTGCACTCTGCTAGCCAGGCCACTATGGCCAGAGAGGTTGAGATAGGGACTTCTTTCGAGCTAGTTatagagatagctcggaggatcgagggggCACATCAGCGTTGTCGGGAGCAGGCTAGGAGGGCTAAGCGGTTTcagtattctggagagttcagtggtgccccggctgggggcaagg gccatcagggtcagacttcatgTCAGCAGTCCTCTATTCTAAGGGGTtattacgagtgtggggatcctggtcacatgaagag atctatcggtcctgcattgttacagTCCAGTTGTTATGAAACCCAAGAGGATCTTCctttgcttgatatgaccgactttgaggtcatcccgggcatggattggttgtctccatatcactccatccttgatttccatgccaagactgttaccttggcgatgccagagttgcctagattggagtggaggggttcgtCCGTCAGTACATCTAGTTGGGTTATCTCCtttctgaaggctcaacacatggtcgagaaggggtgtttgtcttatcttgcttatgttcgggatactactgtagagactccggtgAATGATTCAGTGCACATGGTCCGGgagttcgccgatgtgtttcTTTCTAATCTTCCAGgaatgccaccagatcgtgatatcgatttctgtattgatttggcttcaggttcccagcctatctctatcccACCGTAA